A region from the Medicago truncatula cultivar Jemalong A17 chromosome 6, MtrunA17r5.0-ANR, whole genome shotgun sequence genome encodes:
- the LOC25496612 gene encoding ABC transporter G family member 11, whose protein sequence is MEIEQSYKPSSLGNEVTSNLPSLSPLSETLWREKAKPDIIGDVSARLTWKDLTVMVTLSNGEIQNVLENLTGYAEPGYFTALMGPSGSGKSTLLDALSSRLASNAFLSGTILLNGRKEKLSFGTAAYVTQDDNLIGTLTVRETIWYSARLRLPDKMSRSDKRALVESTIVAMGLQDCADTVIGNWHLRGISGGEKRRVSIALEILMRPRLLFLDEPTSGLDSASAFFVTQTLRALARDGRTVIASIHQPSSEVFELFDQLYLLSGGKTVYFGQASDAYEFFAQAGFPCPALRNPSDHFLRCINSDFDKVKATLKGSMKLRFEASDDPLDKITTAEAIRTLIDHYRTSQHSYAARQKVDDISKVRGTVLEAGGSEASFLLQCYILTKRSFINMSRDFGYYWLRLVIYIVVTICIGTIYLNVGTGYNSILARGSCASFVFGFVTFMSIGGFPSFVEDMKVFQRERLNGHYGVTAFVISNTLSATPFLILITFLSGTICYFMVNLHPGFSHYVFFVLALYASVTVVESLMMAIASIVPNFLMGIIIGAGIQGIFMLVSGYFRLPHDIPKPVWRYPMSYISFHYWALQGQYQNDLRGLLFDGETPDMPKIAGEYILEYVFQITVTRSKWIDLSVILSMIIIYRIIFFVMIKVNEDVTPWVRGYLARRRIQQKSGAQNTTIAPDVLTQSPSLRNYISNQSRN, encoded by the exons aTGGAGATAGAACAAAGTTACAAACCAAGTTCATTAGGAAATGAAGTAACATCAAATTTACCATCTTTGAGTCCATTGAGTGAAACCCTATGGAGAGAAAAAGCAAAACCAGATATCATTGGTGATGTTTCAGCAAGATTAACATGGAAAGATTTAACTGTTATGGTAACCCTAAGCAATGGTGAAATACAAAATGTTCTTGAGAATTTAACTGGTTATGCTGAACCAGGCTATTTCACTGCTCTTATGGGACCTTCTGGTTCTGGAAAATCAACTCTTCTTGATGCACTTTCTAGTCGTTTAGCTTCTAATGCTTTTCTTTCTGGTACTATTCTTCTCAATGGTCGCAAAGAAAAGTTATCTTTTGGAACTGCT GCCTATGTGACACAAGATGACAACTTGATTGGAACCTTAACAGTAAGAGAAACAATATGGTATTCAGCTAGGTTAAGATTACCAGATAAAATGTCAAGATCAGATAAAAGAGCATTAGTTGAAAGCACAATTGTTGCAATGGGTCTTCAAGATTGTGCCGACACAGTTATTGGTAATTGGCATTTACGTGGGATAAGTGGTGGTGAAAAAAGAAGAGTTAGTATTGCATTGGAAATATTGATGAGACCTAGATTGCTTTTCCTTGATGAACCAACCAGTGGTCTTGACAG TGCTTCAGCTTTCTTTGTGACTCAAACACTACGTGCATTGGCAAGGGATGGAAGAACAGTGATAGCTTCTATTCATCAACCTAGCAGTGAAGTGTTTGAACTATTTGACCAATTGTATTTGCTTTCTGGTGGCAAAACTGTTTATTTTGGACAAGCCTCAGATGCATATGAG TTCTTTGCACAAGCTGGATTTCCATGCCCTGCTTTGAGGAACCCTTCTGATCATTTCCTTAGATGCATCAATTCTGACTTTGATAAGGTCAAAGCCACTCTTAAAGGGTCCATGAAATTGAGG TTTGAGGCAAGTGATGATCCTCTAGATAAGATCACCACTGCTGAAGCAATCAGAACACTTATTGACCACTACCGCACTTCTCAACACTCTTATGCAGCAAGACAAAAAGTTGATGACATATCCAAAGTT AGAGGGACAGTGCTTGAAGCAGGAGGAAGTGAAGCAAGTTTCTTGTTGCAATGTTACATATTAACCAAACGTTCCTTCATTAACATGTCAAGGGACTTTGGTTACTATTGGCTTAGGCTTGTAATCTACATTGTTGTCACTATCTGCATTGGAACCATTTACTTGAATGTTGGAACTGGCTACAACTCAATTCTG GCTAGGGGTTCATGTGCATCTTTTGTGTTTGGATTTGTCACCTTCATGTCAATTGGTGGATTCCCTTCGTTTGTTGAAGATATGAAG GTTTTTCAAAGGGAGAGGCTAAATGGACACTATGGTGTGACTGCATTTGTTATTAGCAACACATTATCTGCAACACCATTTCTCATATTAATCACTTTTCTCTCTGGAACAATTTGTTACTTCATGGTTAACCTACATCCTGGATTTTCTCATTACGTTTTCTTTGTGCTGGCCCTTTATGCAAGTGTCACAGTTGTTGAAAGCTTAATGATGGCAATTGCTAGTATTGTTCCTAACTTCCTCATGGGCATTATCATTGGAGCAGGAATTCAA GGTATCTTCATGTTGGTCTCTGGCTACTTTAGGCTCCCACATGATATCCCAAAGCCTGTTTGGCGTTATCCAATGTCATACATCAGTTTCCACTATTGGGCATTACAG GGCCAATACCAGAACGATCTTAGGGGTTTGTTATTCGACGGTGAAACACCTGATATGCCAAAGATAGCTGGCGAATACATCTTAGAGTACGTATTCCAAATCACTGTGACTAGATCAAAATGGATAGATTTATCGGTCATCTTAAGCATGATTATCATATACCGCATTATCTTCTTCGTCATGATCAAGGTCAATGAGGATGTTACTCCATGGGTTAGAGGGTATCTTGCTAGGAGAAGAATTCAACAGAAGAGTGGAGCTCAAAATACAACTATTGCACCTGATGTTCTCACCCAGTCTCCATCTTTGAGAAACTACATTTCTAATCAAAGTAGGAATTAG